The Sorangiineae bacterium MSr11367 genome window below encodes:
- a CDS encoding C40 family peptidase, which produces MNECISSYASRSLKTALALLVTVVSGCAASPEDSPTADPIHANLEQTESEVATDDTEASASDVEVESDESSAMAEDSSDIETQSEENLAATQEEASDIEAQADDGSVDALAVTPASAIARGKKWLHAYHGGPVPYSQGSYFEGWRQDCSGYVSMAWNVRDRKNRRVNHNTDSMLNGGYGTPGKIVHPIRWQNLRKGDVIGFLGTGSLGDAGHVMIFEKWANKKHTAYWVYEQAGGGGTKHRTHPKSYGGSHYKPYRYDKITCRPNGATTGGGDECCSGRAHYSGSSLVCY; this is translated from the coding sequence ATGAACGAATGTATTTCGTCGTATGCTTCGCGATCGCTGAAGACCGCATTGGCCTTGTTGGTTACTGTGGTGTCGGGCTGCGCGGCCAGTCCAGAGGATTCGCCGACCGCCGATCCAATCCATGCAAACCTGGAGCAAACGGAGTCCGAGGTTGCTACCGATGACACGGAGGCCAGCGCTTCCGACGTGGAGGTGGAGTCCGATGAATCCTCCGCCATGGCGGAGGATTCATCCGATATCGAGACGCAGTCCGAGGAAAATCTCGCCGCGACGCAGGAGGAAGCATCCGATATCGAGGCGCAGGCCGACGACGGTTCGGTCGACGCATTGGCGGTCACCCCAGCAAGCGCCATCGCGAGGGGCAAGAAGTGGCTACATGCTTATCATGGTGGACCGGTTCCCTATAGTCAGGGCAGCTATTTCGAAGGCTGGCGGCAAGATTGTTCCGGATATGTGTCGATGGCCTGGAACGTGCGCGATCGCAAGAACCGACGGGTCAACCACAACACCGACAGCATGCTGAACGGCGGCTATGGGACGCCCGGCAAGATCGTGCACCCAATTCGATGGCAGAACCTGCGGAAGGGCGACGTCATCGGTTTCTTGGGTACGGGCAGCCTCGGCGACGCCGGGCATGTCATGATTTTCGAGAAGTGGGCGAACAAGAAGCACACGGCCTATTGGGTGTACGAGCAAGCAGGCGGCGGCGGCACGAAGCACCGCACGCACCCCAAGTCGTATGGCGGAAGCCACTACAAGCCTTATCGATACGACAAAATCACGTGTCGTCCGAACGGAGCGACCACGGGGGGCGGAGACGAATGCTGCAGCGGTCGCGCGCACTACAGCGGAAGCAGCCTCGTCTGCTACTGA
- a CDS encoding MmgE/PrpD family protein, translated as MASIDRRSFLRVATTAVAAGAVTPDLAVDSVDSDKGLMTTPVQATPEVTKILARYIVSARYEDLSATVRKEGLRTLLNWIGVAVGGSRHETVSIAAEALAPFSGPPQASILGRRERFDVMNAAFINGVSSHIFDYDDTHLKTIIHPAGPVVAAILALAEFRPIDGRNFLNALVVGVETECRIGNAVYPDHYDRGWHITGTAGVFGAAASAGKLLGLSEQRMIWALGLAASQPVGFRESFGSMNKSFNPGRAASNGLFAAFLASKNFTSSDQMIEAKRGWANTISTKQDYKEIVDGLGSRYESALNTYKPFACGIVMHPAIDAAIQLREQYHLDATRIESIHLRVNPLVLELTGKKAPTTGLEGKFSIYHAVAVAIVEGAAGERQFSDRAVQDPTIVHLRSCVVPVVDTTVKPSQVEMTMLLKDGRKLEKSIQHAKGSLESPMTDSDIEAKFIDLAKEILPPNQIRALIDLCWNLEKLPDASAIAKATVPV; from the coding sequence ATGGCAAGCATCGATCGACGGTCATTTCTGCGCGTCGCCACCACGGCGGTTGCTGCGGGGGCCGTGACACCGGACTTGGCTGTGGACTCCGTGGATAGCGACAAAGGACTCATGACGACACCGGTCCAGGCCACACCGGAAGTGACGAAAATACTTGCCCGCTACATCGTCTCGGCCCGGTACGAGGATCTGTCGGCAACTGTGCGCAAGGAAGGACTGCGAACGTTGCTGAATTGGATCGGGGTGGCCGTGGGAGGATCTCGTCACGAAACGGTGAGCATTGCCGCCGAGGCGCTCGCCCCATTCTCTGGGCCGCCGCAAGCCTCGATTCTCGGCCGCCGAGAACGGTTCGATGTCATGAATGCCGCGTTCATCAACGGCGTATCGTCGCATATCTTCGACTACGACGACACGCACCTGAAGACCATCATCCACCCGGCCGGGCCGGTGGTGGCGGCTATCTTGGCATTGGCCGAATTCCGACCGATCGATGGTCGGAATTTTTTGAATGCTCTGGTGGTCGGAGTGGAAACCGAATGCCGAATCGGCAACGCGGTTTATCCCGATCATTACGACCGAGGTTGGCACATCACGGGGACCGCAGGTGTCTTCGGAGCTGCGGCCAGCGCCGGTAAGCTCCTGGGATTGTCCGAGCAACGAATGATTTGGGCTCTTGGGTTGGCCGCGTCACAACCTGTCGGCTTCAGAGAATCGTTTGGCTCGATGAACAAGAGCTTCAATCCCGGGCGAGCAGCCAGCAACGGATTGTTCGCTGCATTCCTCGCTTCCAAAAACTTCACCAGCTCGGACCAAATGATCGAAGCCAAACGCGGCTGGGCCAACACCATTTCCACCAAGCAGGATTACAAAGAGATCGTCGATGGTCTGGGGAGCCGCTATGAGTCGGCTTTGAATACCTACAAGCCTTTTGCTTGCGGCATCGTGATGCACCCGGCGATCGACGCGGCCATTCAATTGCGCGAGCAGTATCACCTCGACGCGACTCGAATCGAAAGCATCCATCTCCGCGTAAACCCGTTGGTCTTGGAGCTAACCGGAAAAAAGGCGCCAACGACGGGTTTGGAAGGCAAATTTAGCATCTACCATGCGGTTGCCGTCGCCATCGTCGAAGGCGCTGCCGGCGAAAGACAGTTCAGCGACCGGGCCGTCCAAGATCCAACCATCGTCCATCTGCGCAGCTGCGTCGTGCCGGTCGTCGACACGACCGTCAAGCCATCGCAGGTGGAGATGACGATGCTTCTCAAGGACGGCCGGAAGCTGGAGAAGTCCATTCAGCACGCCAAGGGCAGCTTGGAGTCGCCCATGACGGATTCGGATATCGAAGCCAAATTCATCGATCTCGCCAAAGAGATTCTCCCTCCGAATCAAATCCGCGCCCTGATCGATCTTTGCTGGAATCTCGAGAAGCTACCCGACGCCAGCGCGATCGCCAAAGCGACCGTGCCCGTATGA
- a CDS encoding carboxypeptidase-like regulatory domain-containing protein, with protein sequence MSLLRVGHPRMRWSIFSLLALVFPLAACTGADVGADEKDMAAPLQGGGAPRNAAATVTGKVVDAIQRTAVVGATVMVEGITAQTDSAGRFSFVVPTGIAARPSITRVGYAQRLFETVSATGDADLGTLPMLSLSIQAQLRSFLGDYDPSLGAVAVRVLPRGSCPTEAGATVSVSPAGSSKIAYFRNGLPARGSTDVQAGEETSALVYNVATAQPLALTVARAGCSMATYPVTDHGVTRTGAIFASKGDSLTFATGFLE encoded by the coding sequence ATGTCCTTGCTTCGCGTCGGTCATCCAAGAATGCGGTGGTCCATTTTCTCGCTGCTGGCTCTCGTCTTTCCCCTCGCCGCGTGCACAGGCGCCGATGTCGGTGCGGACGAAAAAGACATGGCGGCTCCGCTCCAGGGCGGTGGCGCGCCTAGGAACGCGGCGGCGACGGTCACGGGCAAGGTGGTCGACGCCATTCAGCGGACGGCGGTGGTCGGCGCCACCGTGATGGTGGAGGGCATCACCGCGCAGACCGATTCGGCGGGGCGCTTCTCGTTCGTCGTTCCCACGGGAATTGCCGCCCGCCCCTCGATCACGCGCGTGGGGTACGCGCAGCGCCTCTTCGAAACGGTCTCCGCGACGGGGGATGCAGATCTCGGAACGCTGCCGATGCTGTCCCTCTCCATTCAGGCGCAGCTGAGGAGCTTCCTCGGTGACTACGATCCGAGCCTCGGGGCCGTGGCCGTGCGCGTGCTCCCGCGTGGCTCGTGCCCCACCGAAGCCGGCGCCACCGTGAGCGTCAGCCCTGCGGGCTCGTCGAAGATCGCGTACTTCCGCAATGGGCTCCCGGCACGTGGCTCCACCGACGTGCAGGCGGGCGAGGAGACCTCCGCGCTCGTGTACAACGTCGCAACGGCGCAGCCGTTGGCTCTCACCGTGGCGCGTGCGGGGTGCTCGATGGCGACCTACCCGGTGACCGACCATGGTGTGACGCGAACTGGCGCCATCTTCGCGTCCAAAGGCGACTCGCTCACATTTGCAACGGGATTTCTCGAGTAA